In Mytilus trossulus isolate FHL-02 chromosome 6, PNRI_Mtr1.1.1.hap1, whole genome shotgun sequence, a single window of DNA contains:
- the LOC134723722 gene encoding galaxin-2-like: MVMEVSGWFVVLCLIVQLRQAICAYCGSSYYDPSDNTCCNGVLTSSKNQQCCGKKGYKPPYETCCNGVVNSPGGSHCCGYKAYTPPYKTCCNGKLNAPGGTYCCGKKAYTPPYLVCCNGVLNTPGKKLCCDKKTYDPDNETCCYGKLHPRHGLCCGTVIYNPEEQICCRGIVHTNKHRCCGTESYNPYSEQCCYGRHVKTRGFC; the protein is encoded by the exons ATGGTGATGGAAGTCAGTGGTTGGTTTGTGGTGCTTTGTTTAATTGTACAGCTCAGACAAGCCATATGTG CATATTGCGGGAGCTCTTACTATGACCCTTCAGACAATACCTGTTGTAACGGAGTCTTGACATCTTCTAAAAACCAACAATGTTGTGGAAAGAAAGGCTACAAGCCACCTTATGAAACTTGCTGCAACGGAGTTGTTAACTCTCCAGGCGGCAGCCATTGCTGTGGATACAAAGCATACACACCTCCATATAAAACATGTTGCAATGGTAAACTGAACGCTCCAGGTGGAACTTACTGCTGTGGAAAAAAGGCGTACACACCACCATATTTAGTCTGCTGTAACGGAGTTCTTAACACACCAGGTAAAAAACTTTGCTGTGATAAAAAGACATATGATCCGGACAATGAAACGTGTTGCTATGGAAAGTTACACCCTCGACACGGACTTTGCTGCGGAACTGTTATTTATAATCCGGaagaacaaatatgttgtcgtggaattgtgcatacaaacaaacaCAGATGTTGTGGAACAGAATCATATAATCCGTATTCTGAGCAATGTTGCTATGGCAGACATGTCAAAACACGTggcttttgttaa